One genomic segment of Paenibacillus durus includes these proteins:
- the rfbC gene encoding dTDP-4-dehydrorhamnose 3,5-epimerase: MKFTQTNLEGVLIVEPTVFGDHRGWFMETYSQAKFLEQGIDLNFVQDNQSYSAVKGTLRGLHYQLNPKAQTKLVRCTRGSIFDVAVDIRKGSPSYGKWFGIELSADNKKQLLIPKGFAHGFMTLTEDVEVQYKCDELYAPECDGGILWNDPDIGIEWPIDVVPVLSAKDEKAPLLKDANLNFVYNA; this comes from the coding sequence ATGAAATTTACACAAACGAATCTGGAAGGCGTTCTAATCGTAGAACCCACGGTATTCGGCGACCATCGCGGCTGGTTCATGGAAACCTACAGTCAGGCCAAATTTCTGGAACAGGGGATCGACCTGAACTTTGTACAGGATAATCAGTCCTACTCGGCGGTTAAAGGGACGCTGCGCGGGCTCCACTACCAGTTGAACCCCAAAGCGCAGACGAAGCTCGTCCGCTGTACACGCGGCAGTATCTTTGATGTGGCCGTAGACATCCGGAAGGGGAGCCCCAGCTACGGCAAATGGTTCGGTATCGAGCTGAGCGCGGACAACAAGAAGCAGCTGCTTATCCCTAAAGGTTTCGCCCACGGCTTCATGACGCTGACCGAGGACGTAGAGGTCCAGTATAAATGCGACGAATTATATGCACCCGAATGTGACGGAGGCATCCTGTGGAATGACCCGGACATCGGCATTGAGTGGCCTATTGATGTTGTGCCCGTGCTGTCAGCCAAGGACGAGAAAGCGCCGCTGTTAAAAGACGCGAATCTCAATTTCGTATACAACGCATGA
- a CDS encoding copper amine oxidase N-terminal domain-containing protein, whose product MKKICLKVLHAMLAALIVLAGMLPEGAARAASSSTLMLTLKVGSKEAKANGQALAIAAPFLENGSVMVPLGVFKKAFNSGVMLGSSDVVKVTYGPHTGAMTIGSTSAWKDGQKVKLAAPPRMVNGVLMAPLRFVAGVIGAKVSAGSGGSVVVTVPAAEPGDGSLPESGIDSEAGKTKVGNSYYKWSMNYPAGLIIGNSGGEESVATFESADNAYYLEVHVSPQEAAADADELLEQLVRGAEESGEIVLDREAVPQASTPYARIVSKDSSGAMWEGRQYYANGRLYELYLTADHAVNYKDFAKYAGLLGSFRPSFDNKDGSIRDLSAVRDGLRTAGSDDYGISLQIPAGWSADNQHLAYESKKGSYLKLNITSAQAASSLDSWEEELRLKDADLFVPGAYSEQGITAVEVSGIPARVREVRYNYGSGWITEYQVLLLRSGYRYYAEYAVPDGQDEDKAKFRDVLASLKIDFDTIKENFGRMEQNDYPALKNKTAVKISKTYGYTIHMPRLWTPSEGAFELQNVEYRFTGGRFQIALLPGGSFDYTVNQLKEYYRNTSDDPKGPVVESVRDTIFAGVPAVEMTVRQNKSSIPSHIRAIVFSHADVVFTLTATLGDANATEAQQEVLERTLQSFRFTDEGE is encoded by the coding sequence ATGAAAAAGATATGCTTAAAAGTCCTGCATGCTATGCTGGCTGCGCTGATCGTACTGGCGGGCATGCTGCCGGAAGGCGCTGCAAGGGCCGCGTCAAGCAGTACTCTTATGCTGACCCTGAAGGTGGGAAGCAAGGAAGCGAAAGCGAATGGACAGGCCCTTGCCATCGCCGCGCCATTTTTGGAGAATGGCAGTGTCATGGTTCCGCTCGGAGTGTTCAAAAAAGCGTTCAACAGCGGGGTCATGCTGGGAAGCAGCGACGTTGTCAAAGTGACCTACGGCCCTCATACAGGCGCAATGACCATTGGCAGCACATCCGCCTGGAAGGACGGTCAGAAAGTGAAGCTGGCTGCTCCCCCGCGAATGGTGAACGGGGTGCTTATGGCGCCGCTGCGCTTTGTAGCCGGGGTCATCGGGGCGAAGGTTTCAGCCGGCAGCGGCGGAAGCGTCGTGGTAACGGTGCCTGCTGCGGAACCGGGGGATGGAAGCCTGCCTGAGAGCGGGATCGACAGCGAGGCGGGCAAGACTAAGGTCGGCAACAGCTATTATAAGTGGAGCATGAATTATCCGGCCGGTCTCATTATCGGCAACAGCGGCGGAGAAGAGAGCGTGGCCACCTTCGAGAGTGCGGACAACGCGTACTACCTGGAGGTGCATGTGTCGCCGCAGGAAGCTGCCGCAGACGCGGACGAACTGCTGGAACAACTGGTACGCGGCGCTGAAGAGAGCGGCGAAATCGTACTGGACCGGGAAGCTGTTCCGCAGGCGTCCACCCCTTATGCCCGCATAGTCAGCAAAGATTCTTCCGGGGCGATGTGGGAGGGCCGGCAGTATTATGCGAATGGGCGATTATATGAGCTGTATTTAACGGCTGACCATGCGGTGAACTATAAAGATTTTGCCAAGTACGCTGGGCTGCTGGGATCGTTTCGTCCTTCCTTTGACAACAAGGATGGATCCATTCGGGATCTGTCGGCCGTTCGGGACGGTCTGCGGACCGCAGGAAGCGACGATTACGGCATTTCTCTGCAGATTCCCGCCGGATGGAGCGCAGACAATCAGCATCTCGCCTATGAGAGCAAAAAAGGCAGCTATTTGAAGCTGAACATTACCTCGGCACAGGCGGCTTCATCCCTAGACAGTTGGGAAGAGGAGCTGAGATTGAAAGATGCGGATTTGTTTGTGCCAGGGGCTTACAGTGAGCAGGGGATTACGGCAGTGGAGGTTTCCGGCATTCCGGCGCGGGTCCGGGAAGTCCGGTACAATTATGGCAGCGGTTGGATCACGGAGTATCAGGTACTGCTGCTGAGGAGCGGTTACCGCTACTACGCGGAGTATGCCGTTCCTGATGGGCAGGACGAGGATAAGGCGAAATTTAGGGATGTGCTGGCTTCGCTGAAGATTGATTTTGACACGATAAAAGAGAACTTCGGCCGAATGGAGCAGAATGACTATCCCGCGCTGAAAAATAAAACCGCCGTCAAAATATCCAAAACCTACGGCTACACCATCCACATGCCGCGGCTGTGGACGCCTTCCGAAGGGGCATTCGAGCTGCAGAACGTCGAGTACCGATTCACCGGCGGCCGGTTCCAGATCGCTTTGCTTCCGGGAGGGTCCTTTGACTATACGGTAAACCAGCTTAAAGAGTACTACCGGAACACGAGCGACGATCCAAAAGGCCCGGTCGTCGAAAGCGTACGGGATACGATATTCGCCGGAGTACCGGCTGTGGAAATGACCGTGCGGCAAAATAAAAGCAGCATCCCCTCCCACATTCGGGCCATCGTCTTCAGCCACGCTGATGTTGTCTTTACCCTTACGGCCACGCTGGGCGATGCGAACGCAACAGAAGCGCAGCAGGAGGTGCTGGAACGGACGCTCCAGTCGTTCCGGTTTACGGATGAGGGTGAGTAG
- a CDS encoding S1C family serine protease: MGRSMMRMRDKILRFLLCSFVLGLALGWSVPVSEAARKGEAAAASPTSTGAGVSASDRVPQIYKRLSPSVVGIIGKAQGEKNTGLDNRYNLMHGSGVIITSGGWIVTNAHVIGGMRNATVVTADGKSYSVKDVYADEVSDVALLKINAASLKPASFAEVSNVRVGEKVVAIGAPLSFALRNSATVGVVSGSGRVVDASYRLLQSDAAINPGNSGGPLVNMNGKVIGIVSMKYSAVGVENTGFAIPAETVRYIIKQLFAYGEVRRPSLGLELQESWSAIIGLPAEDPLTVTKVSTEEARKAGISEGDELYSIDGHRVTSAVDINELFKHYRPGQTVQLLMQSGGDIVQRKLVLGQGDPVVNTEEAVGGEDSGPAE; encoded by the coding sequence ATGGGAAGAAGTATGATGCGTATGCGTGACAAAATTCTGCGCTTTTTGCTGTGCAGTTTCGTTCTGGGACTAGCCTTGGGCTGGAGCGTACCCGTATCCGAAGCGGCCCGGAAAGGTGAAGCGGCTGCCGCGAGTCCAACATCCACAGGAGCGGGGGTATCCGCTTCGGACCGGGTTCCGCAAATCTATAAACGTCTGTCTCCGTCGGTAGTCGGCATTATCGGCAAGGCCCAGGGCGAGAAAAATACGGGCCTCGATAACCGCTACAATCTGATGCATGGGTCGGGCGTCATCATCACAAGCGGAGGGTGGATCGTTACGAATGCGCATGTCATTGGCGGCATGCGAAATGCTACGGTAGTGACAGCGGATGGCAAATCGTACAGCGTCAAGGATGTGTATGCGGATGAAGTCAGCGATGTGGCGCTGCTTAAGATCAACGCGGCTTCCCTCAAGCCTGCTTCCTTCGCTGAAGTCTCGAATGTAAGAGTCGGTGAAAAGGTCGTCGCCATCGGCGCGCCCTTATCCTTCGCGCTGCGCAATTCCGCCACCGTCGGCGTTGTCAGCGGATCGGGACGGGTGGTCGATGCGTCGTACCGTCTTTTGCAGAGCGATGCGGCTATTAATCCGGGCAACAGCGGCGGCCCCCTTGTTAACATGAATGGAAAAGTTATCGGCATCGTCAGTATGAAATATTCGGCGGTCGGTGTGGAAAATACGGGATTTGCCATTCCTGCGGAAACGGTCCGCTATATCATCAAGCAGTTGTTCGCTTACGGTGAAGTAAGGCGCCCAAGCCTGGGACTAGAGCTTCAGGAGAGCTGGTCCGCCATTATCGGTCTGCCGGCGGAAGACCCGCTTACCGTAACGAAGGTATCCACCGAGGAAGCGCGCAAAGCCGGTATTTCCGAAGGGGATGAATTGTACAGCATCGACGGTCATAGGGTGACCTCGGCGGTCGATATCAATGAACTGTTCAAGCACTATCGTCCGGGGCAGACCGTTCAGCTGCTCATGCAGAGCGGCGGAGATATCGTCCAGCGCAAGCTGGTACTGGGGCAAGGAGATCCAGTGGTCAATACGGAGGAGGCAGTCGGCGGCGAAGACAGCGGACCGGCAGAGTAA
- a CDS encoding nitrite/sulfite reductase: MAYEPIWTKEPDKLSKFEFVKLEKDGLDIIRNIIEKYALEGYDSIPADDLDLFKWAGVYQQKPKNGHFMMRVRINTGVMTSAQARTLADISRLYGRNLVDITTRQAIQFHWLTVENFPDIFKRLEEVGLYSFEACGDCPRTIVGNPLAGIDKDELMDTKALVDEVNNFFVLNRDFSNLPRKLKMSISANPYNNAHAEINDLAFTPAVKEIDGKETIGFHVMVGGGLSAKPHLAQKLDIFVRPDEVLKVAIGVATIFRDNGYREKRHHARLKFLVADWGAEKFKDKLFELIGELPARGEDKTAGWQAAYFDGVHPQPQQGLNYVGLNVPVGRLNADELAQLADLADTYGDGTIRTTMSQNAILSGVPNDKVEELLAASVLQRLSAAPKPFISRTVACTGNEFCSLALVETKKRAVAIAEYLDERLDLGEKIRLHLIGCPNACGQKQIGDIGLQGALVKTPEGMAEAYDIAVGGTLGGGAQGPAAKFAQPLKGRVKADEVAGVLEQLLLFYKSERAAGESFHAFTERVGVPAIQDKLNSILSTVAS, encoded by the coding sequence ATGGCATATGAACCCATTTGGACCAAAGAACCGGACAAGCTGTCCAAATTCGAATTCGTCAAACTGGAAAAAGACGGACTGGACATCATCCGTAACATTATCGAAAAATACGCGCTGGAGGGCTACGATTCCATTCCGGCCGACGACCTGGACCTCTTCAAATGGGCGGGCGTGTACCAGCAGAAACCGAAGAACGGTCATTTCATGATGCGCGTCCGCATTAATACCGGGGTTATGACTTCCGCCCAGGCGCGGACTCTGGCCGATATTTCCCGTCTTTACGGCAGAAATCTTGTCGATATTACCACTCGTCAGGCGATTCAGTTCCACTGGCTGACTGTTGAGAATTTCCCGGATATTTTCAAGCGTCTGGAGGAGGTCGGCTTATACTCCTTCGAAGCCTGCGGCGACTGCCCGCGCACGATTGTCGGCAATCCGCTTGCCGGAATCGACAAGGACGAGCTGATGGACACCAAGGCCCTTGTGGACGAAGTGAACAATTTCTTTGTGCTGAACCGCGATTTCTCCAATCTTCCGCGCAAGCTGAAAATGTCGATCTCCGCGAATCCTTACAATAACGCTCATGCCGAGATCAACGATTTGGCATTCACACCTGCGGTCAAGGAGATTGACGGTAAGGAGACGATCGGCTTCCATGTCATGGTCGGCGGCGGATTGTCCGCCAAGCCGCATCTGGCACAGAAGCTGGATATCTTCGTCCGTCCGGATGAGGTGCTGAAGGTTGCCATAGGCGTGGCGACAATCTTCCGCGACAATGGATACCGCGAGAAAAGACATCATGCCCGGCTGAAATTCCTGGTGGCCGATTGGGGCGCGGAGAAATTCAAGGACAAGCTGTTCGAGCTGATTGGGGAGCTGCCTGCGCGCGGCGAGGACAAAACGGCCGGCTGGCAGGCCGCTTATTTCGACGGTGTGCATCCGCAGCCGCAGCAGGGGCTGAACTACGTCGGCCTTAACGTGCCTGTCGGACGGCTTAACGCTGACGAGCTGGCACAGCTGGCTGATCTCGCTGACACTTACGGCGACGGCACCATCCGCACGACGATGTCGCAGAACGCCATTCTTAGCGGCGTGCCGAATGATAAAGTCGAAGAGCTCCTGGCAGCATCCGTGCTTCAGCGCCTGTCGGCTGCGCCGAAGCCTTTCATCAGCCGCACCGTCGCCTGTACCGGCAACGAGTTCTGCAGCCTGGCTCTTGTAGAGACGAAAAAGCGTGCTGTCGCTATTGCCGAGTACCTGGACGAACGCCTGGACCTTGGGGAGAAAATTCGCCTCCATCTCATCGGCTGCCCGAATGCCTGCGGACAGAAACAGATTGGGGACATCGGACTGCAGGGGGCACTGGTAAAGACCCCCGAAGGCATGGCCGAAGCTTACGACATTGCTGTCGGCGGCACGCTGGGCGGCGGAGCACAGGGTCCGGCCGCGAAGTTCGCGCAGCCGCTCAAGGGACGCGTCAAAGCGGACGAAGTCGCAGGCGTGCTTGAACAGCTTCTGCTGTTCTATAAGAGCGAACGCGCCGCAGGCGAGAGCTTCCATGCCTTTACCGAACGCGTCGGCGTGCCTGCCATTCAGGATAAGCTGAACTCCATTCTATCTACGGTCGCCTCGTGA
- the uvrA gene encoding excinuclease ABC subunit UvrA — MANENIVIKGARAHNLKNIDVTIPRDRFVVLTGLSGSGKSSLAFDTIYAEGQRRYVESLSAYARQFLGQMEKPDVDSIDGLSPAISIDQKTTSRNPRSTVGTVTEIYDYLRLLFARVGHPHCPDHGIEITSQTVEQMVDRIMQYPEKTRLQILAPVITGRKGEHKSLFAEISKQGFVRVRVDGELRDLSEDIELEKNKKHTIEVVVDRIVIKEDVESRLTDSIETALKLSGGKILVDIIGQEELLFSSSFACPVCGFSMEELAPRMFSFNSPFGACPECDGLGAQMVVDPDLLIPDAGKSIEDGAFLAWTGSTSNYYPQFLKSVCQHFHIPENVPVSELTPEHMNKLLHGTGSEKIHFRYENDFGQRKEAMVPFEGIIPNLERRYRETASDGIREFIEGFMSAKPCPVCKGKRLKREILAVTVGEKNIAEVTDLSIGDSQRFFSDLTLSEKETAIAKLILKEISSRLGFLVNVGLDYLTLSRSAGTLSGGEAQRIRLATQIGSSLMGVLYILDEPSIGLHQRDNDRLISTLAHMRDLGNTLIVVEHDEDTMLASDYIIDIGPGAGIHGGKVMAQGTPQEIMNDPNSLTGEYLSGRKFIPVTSDRRESDGRWLEIRGAKENNLKNVNVKIPLGVFTAVTGVSGSGKSSLVNEILYKSLAKELNKAVKVRPGQHKEIRGLAHLDKVIDIDQSPIGRTPRSNPATYTGVFDDIRDLFSKTNEAKVRGYQKGRFSFNVKGGRCEACRGDGIIKIEMHFLPDVYVPCEVCKGKRYNRETLEVKYKGKNIADVLEMTVEDGTEFFQNIPKIHRKLQTLLDVGLGYIKLGQPGTTLSGGEAQRVKLASELYRRSTGKTLYILDEPTTGLHVDDIGRLLEVLHRLVESGESVLVIEHNLDVIKTADYIVDMGPEGGSGGGTVIAFGTPEQIIQVPESYTGKYLKPILLRDTARTEALMLQASKAQ, encoded by the coding sequence TTGGCGAACGAAAACATAGTAATCAAAGGCGCAAGGGCGCATAATCTCAAAAATATCGACGTGACGATACCGCGCGACCGGTTCGTTGTCCTGACGGGGCTGAGCGGCTCCGGCAAGTCGTCGCTGGCTTTCGATACCATTTATGCCGAAGGACAGCGGCGCTATGTGGAGTCGCTGTCAGCTTATGCGCGGCAGTTCCTCGGCCAAATGGAGAAGCCGGATGTCGATTCCATCGACGGTTTGTCCCCGGCCATTTCCATCGACCAGAAGACGACAAGCCGCAACCCGCGTTCCACCGTAGGAACGGTGACGGAGATTTACGACTATCTGCGCCTGCTGTTCGCGCGGGTCGGACATCCCCACTGCCCGGACCACGGCATTGAGATTACCTCGCAGACAGTCGAGCAGATGGTCGACCGGATTATGCAGTACCCGGAGAAGACGAGACTACAGATTCTCGCACCGGTCATAACAGGCCGCAAAGGCGAGCATAAGAGCCTGTTTGCGGAAATTTCGAAGCAGGGCTTCGTCCGTGTTCGAGTCGACGGTGAGCTGCGCGATTTATCCGAGGACATTGAGCTCGAGAAGAACAAGAAGCACACGATTGAAGTCGTGGTCGACCGGATCGTCATCAAGGAAGATGTGGAGTCCCGTCTGACGGATTCCATCGAGACGGCTTTAAAGCTGTCAGGCGGCAAAATTCTCGTCGACATCATCGGCCAGGAGGAACTGCTGTTCAGCTCCAGCTTCGCCTGTCCCGTATGCGGCTTCAGCATGGAAGAGCTGGCGCCGCGCATGTTCTCCTTTAACAGCCCGTTCGGGGCTTGCCCGGAATGCGACGGTCTTGGGGCTCAGATGGTGGTCGATCCCGATCTGCTCATCCCGGATGCCGGGAAGTCCATCGAAGACGGAGCTTTTTTAGCGTGGACGGGCAGCACATCCAACTATTACCCGCAGTTTCTGAAGTCGGTATGCCAGCACTTTCATATTCCCGAGAATGTGCCGGTAAGCGAACTGACGCCGGAGCATATGAACAAGCTGCTCCACGGTACGGGAAGCGAGAAAATCCATTTCCGCTATGAGAATGATTTTGGGCAGCGGAAGGAAGCGATGGTCCCTTTCGAAGGCATTATTCCGAACCTTGAGCGCCGTTACCGTGAGACGGCGTCTGATGGCATACGCGAATTCATCGAAGGCTTCATGAGCGCCAAGCCATGCCCCGTATGCAAAGGCAAACGGCTGAAGCGTGAAATCCTCGCTGTGACGGTAGGCGAAAAGAACATAGCCGAAGTAACCGATCTGTCGATCGGGGACAGCCAACGTTTTTTCAGCGACCTTACCTTAAGCGAGAAAGAAACGGCTATTGCCAAACTGATTCTAAAGGAGATTAGCAGTCGTCTCGGTTTTCTCGTCAATGTCGGTCTCGATTATTTGACGCTCAGCCGTTCGGCAGGCACGCTGTCCGGCGGGGAGGCCCAGCGCATCCGGCTGGCGACACAGATCGGTTCCAGCTTAATGGGCGTGCTGTACATTCTGGACGAGCCCAGCATCGGCCTGCACCAGCGGGACAATGACCGGCTTATTTCGACGCTTGCGCATATGCGCGATCTCGGCAACACCCTGATCGTTGTCGAGCATGACGAAGATACGATGCTGGCGTCGGACTATATTATCGACATCGGTCCCGGAGCGGGTATTCATGGCGGGAAAGTGATGGCCCAGGGAACGCCGCAGGAAATCATGAACGATCCCAACTCTCTGACCGGCGAATACCTCAGCGGACGCAAATTCATCCCGGTCACCTCCGACCGGCGCGAGAGCGACGGTCGCTGGCTGGAAATCCGGGGGGCCAAGGAAAATAACCTCAAGAACGTGAACGTCAAAATTCCGCTCGGCGTCTTTACGGCGGTAACCGGCGTATCGGGGTCAGGCAAGTCATCGCTTGTCAACGAAATTCTCTACAAGAGTCTGGCCAAAGAACTGAACAAAGCGGTTAAGGTTCGCCCGGGCCAACATAAAGAAATACGCGGCCTTGCGCATTTGGACAAAGTTATTGATATCGACCAGTCGCCGATCGGGCGTACGCCGCGGTCCAATCCGGCAACCTATACGGGAGTGTTCGACGACATCCGCGACCTGTTCTCCAAGACGAATGAAGCGAAGGTAAGAGGCTATCAAAAAGGGCGTTTCAGCTTCAACGTCAAGGGTGGACGCTGCGAAGCGTGCCGGGGCGACGGCATTATCAAGATTGAAATGCACTTTCTGCCGGATGTCTACGTTCCCTGCGAGGTCTGCAAGGGCAAACGTTACAACCGCGAGACGCTCGAAGTGAAGTACAAAGGGAAGAACATCGCCGATGTGCTGGAGATGACGGTAGAGGATGGAACGGAATTCTTCCAGAACATACCGAAAATTCATCGCAAGCTGCAGACTCTGCTCGATGTCGGTCTTGGCTATATCAAGCTGGGTCAGCCGGGCACGACCCTTTCCGGCGGGGAAGCGCAGCGTGTGAAGCTGGCGTCGGAGCTGTACCGCCGGAGTACGGGCAAGACGCTGTATATACTGGACGAGCCGACTACAGGACTGCATGTGGACGATATCGGCCGCCTGCTGGAAGTGCTGCACCGCTTGGTTGAATCCGGCGAATCCGTACTCGTTATCGAGCATAACCTGGACGTAATCAAGACGGCTGATTATATCGTCGATATGGGACCGGAAGGCGGCAGCGGCGGCGGAACGGTGATCGCATTCGGCACCCCGGAACAAATCATCCAGGTGCCTGAATCGTACACGGGCAAATACCTGAAGCCGATTCTGCTTCGGGATACGGCGCGGACGGAGGCGCTGATGCTCCAAGCCTCGAAGGCACAATAA
- the uvrB gene encoding excinuclease ABC subunit UvrB, translating to MNDIIVSTKTFELESEYSPQGDQPRAIGELVEGLRQSKKHQTLLGATGTGKTFTIAQMIAKVNRPTLVIAHNKTLAAQLASEFKDFFPHNSVDYFVSYYDYYQPEAYIPSSDTYIEKDSSINEEIDKLRHSATSSLFERRDVIIVASVSCIYGLGSPQEYGSLLLSLRVGMEKPRNQILSRLVDIQYQRNDINFVRGTFRVRGDVIEIFPASQAEHAIRVELFGDEIERITEIDVLTGELIGEREHVAIFPASHFVTQEETMRVALVNIERELEERLAVLRDAGKLLEAQRLEQRTRYDIEMMKEVGFCSGIENYSGPLTFRERGATPYTLLDYFPDDMLIVIDESHVTLPQIRAMYNGDQARKTVLVEHGFRLPSALDNRPLRFEEFEDKVKQIVYVSATPGPYELEHCDEMVEQIIRPTGLLDPIIEVRPTEGQIDDLIGEIRERIERDERVLVTTLTKKMAEDLTDYLKEIGIKVRYLHSDIKTLERIAILRDLRLGTFHVLVGINLLREGLDLPEVSLVSILDADKEGFLRSERSLIQTIGRAARNSEGKVIMYGDNITDSMDKAITETQRRRSIQIAYNEQHGITPQTIRKKVRDVIEATKVAESKADYLTGAAGKMSKKERQSLMQRLEAEMKEAAKNLQFERAAELRDALLELRAE from the coding sequence ATGAATGATATTATCGTCAGTACGAAGACCTTCGAGCTGGAGTCCGAGTACTCACCCCAGGGCGATCAGCCCCGCGCCATCGGAGAATTGGTAGAAGGTTTGCGGCAGAGCAAGAAGCATCAGACGCTGCTGGGAGCGACGGGCACGGGCAAGACGTTTACCATAGCGCAGATGATCGCCAAGGTGAACCGGCCGACGCTGGTGATCGCGCACAATAAGACGCTGGCTGCTCAACTGGCGAGCGAATTTAAGGATTTTTTTCCGCATAACTCGGTCGATTATTTCGTGAGTTATTACGACTATTACCAGCCGGAGGCTTACATCCCTTCTTCGGATACTTATATTGAGAAGGATTCCAGCATCAACGAGGAAATTGATAAGCTCCGCCACTCGGCGACGAGCTCGCTGTTCGAACGCAGGGATGTCATTATCGTTGCGAGCGTATCCTGCATTTATGGTCTCGGTTCGCCGCAGGAATACGGCAGCCTCCTGCTATCGCTGCGAGTAGGAATGGAGAAGCCCCGGAACCAAATTTTAAGCCGGCTGGTAGATATCCAGTATCAGCGCAACGACATCAATTTCGTGCGGGGAACGTTCCGCGTGCGCGGCGATGTGATCGAGATCTTCCCCGCTTCGCAAGCCGAGCATGCCATTCGCGTCGAACTGTTCGGCGACGAAATCGAGCGGATTACCGAGATCGATGTGCTGACCGGGGAACTGATCGGGGAGCGGGAGCATGTCGCCATCTTTCCGGCTTCCCACTTTGTTACGCAGGAAGAGACGATGCGCGTTGCTCTGGTCAACATCGAGCGGGAACTGGAAGAACGTCTGGCCGTCCTGCGTGACGCCGGCAAGCTGCTGGAAGCCCAGCGGCTGGAGCAGCGGACGCGGTACGACATTGAGATGATGAAGGAGGTTGGCTTCTGCTCCGGCATCGAGAACTACTCCGGTCCTCTTACCTTCCGCGAGCGCGGTGCCACTCCCTACACGCTGCTGGATTATTTTCCGGACGACATGCTGATTGTTATTGATGAGTCTCATGTGACACTTCCCCAAATCCGGGCGATGTACAACGGCGACCAGGCGCGTAAGACCGTGCTTGTAGAGCACGGATTCCGTCTTCCTTCTGCTCTAGACAACCGGCCGCTAAGGTTCGAGGAGTTCGAGGATAAGGTGAAGCAGATCGTTTATGTCTCCGCAACACCCGGTCCCTATGAGCTGGAGCACTGCGATGAGATGGTGGAACAGATTATCCGGCCGACCGGCCTGCTGGACCCCATCATCGAGGTGCGTCCGACAGAAGGGCAGATCGACGATTTGATCGGCGAAATCCGCGAGCGGATCGAACGCGACGAGCGTGTGTTGGTTACGACGCTGACGAAGAAGATGGCGGAGGATCTTACCGATTATCTCAAGGAAATCGGCATTAAGGTTCGTTACCTGCATTCGGACATCAAGACGCTGGAACGGATAGCGATCCTGCGCGATCTGCGGCTCGGTACGTTTCACGTACTCGTGGGTATTAACTTGTTAAGAGAAGGGCTTGATCTGCCGGAAGTATCGCTTGTCTCAATACTCGATGCCGATAAGGAAGGCTTCCTCCGTTCCGAGCGTTCGCTGATCCAGACGATCGGCCGCGCCGCGCGCAACTCGGAGGGCAAGGTAATTATGTACGGAGACAACATTACCGATTCCATGGACAAGGCGATTACCGAGACCCAGCGGCGCCGGTCCATCCAGATCGCCTACAACGAGCAGCACGGCATTACACCGCAGACGATCCGCAAGAAAGTCCGAGACGTCATAGAGGCGACGAAGGTAGCCGAATCGAAAGCCGATTACTTAACCGGTGCTGCCGGCAAGATGAGCAAGAAAGAACGTCAGAGCCTGATGCAGCGGCTTGAGGCCGAAATGAAGGAAGCCGCGAAGAATCTCCAGTTCGAACGCGCCGCCGAGCTGCGCGACGCCTTGCTGGAGCTGCGGGCAGAGTAA
- a CDS encoding flagellar motor protein yields the protein MDITSIIGILAGAAALIGGFFWEGGGVSGLLQWNAALIVFGGTAAAILISFPARTLRSAGKGLRIAFERSHAHLEDQVEEFVEMAAFSRRNGVLALEPRVETHPDPFTREGLQLIVDGTDPEQVRQILELEMDAAELKAEGYAKVFEAAGGYAPTMGIIGTVLGLIRVLGHLTDPSHLGPSIAVAFTATLYGVASANLLFLPIASKIKSRSQLRLHGMEMLLVGILAVQNGDHPQMVRKKLSSFLQSEAEGIASAGVRT from the coding sequence ATGGACATCACCTCAATAATCGGCATCCTTGCCGGAGCAGCCGCCTTGATCGGCGGATTCTTCTGGGAAGGCGGCGGCGTATCCGGTCTTCTGCAGTGGAATGCCGCTCTCATTGTATTCGGAGGCACGGCTGCCGCTATTCTGATAAGCTTTCCGGCCCGCACGCTGCGGTCCGCCGGGAAAGGGCTTAGGATAGCCTTTGAAAGGAGCCACGCTCACTTGGAAGATCAGGTGGAAGAATTCGTGGAGATGGCGGCCTTCTCCCGCCGAAACGGCGTTCTGGCCTTGGAACCCCGGGTGGAGACGCATCCCGATCCCTTTACCCGCGAGGGCCTGCAGCTTATTGTCGACGGCACGGACCCTGAGCAGGTGCGTCAAATTCTGGAGCTGGAGATGGACGCGGCGGAGCTAAAAGCTGAAGGCTATGCCAAAGTGTTCGAGGCCGCCGGCGGCTACGCGCCCACCATGGGAATTATCGGAACCGTCCTCGGTCTCATCCGCGTGCTCGGCCACCTAACCGATCCTTCCCATCTCGGGCCTTCAATCGCCGTCGCTTTCACAGCGACGCTGTACGGGGTCGCCAGCGCCAATCTGCTCTTCTTGCCCATTGCCTCCAAGATCAAGTCACGCAGCCAGCTCCGGCTGCACGGCATGGAAATGCTGCTTGTAGGCATACTGGCTGTACAGAATGGCGATCATCCCCAAATGGTGCGCAAGAAGCTGTCCTCATTCCTTCAAAGCGAAGCGGAAGGGATCGCCTCAGCCGGGGTCCGGACATGA